GACTAAGTGAAATGCATTTGAAGTTGTTGCTGCTGAGGGAGCAAcagacacattttgttttgagccaGTGTTTGGTAAATTGTCATCAAACTACCTGCTGCTAAATGTCAAACTGAATTATCCCTGCAAGTTTTAAACCCccttgtttctctgttgttgttgttttttcccctgtaGGTCTGACAGTGCTGCGTTCTGACTGATATTACCAAATTGACTGGCGACAAATCACAGAGGAGCCTTTCTCCCGCTCTTTGCTCGTCCATCTATAAAATACTCAGAAGCTCCTCCTGCTGACTTTTTATCCCCTGTGGCTATGGAGAACCTCAGTGAGCTCCAGAACCCCTTGTTGGACAAAAACAGTAAGCATATGGTCAACGGTTATGGGGGGGACTTCCATAATAACCAGTACCAGGAAAACATTATGAATTATttggctggaggaggaggcggaggtggtggtggaggtggagaaggaggaggagaaggaggaggaggaggaggtaaagTAAATAACAGCACTGTTGCGAGCAGCGGAGGTTACAACACCAACGGGAAGGTGAAATCTCAGCAACTTTTGGACGCCACCTCGCTGCATCTGGCCGTAGAGGCCTTCTACAGGCCCAACTTCATCCTTTACAAGGAGGACAGCGGCAGCATCAAGGCTAAGGAATACAAAAGTGAGTGCTGCGAGACCACGTTCACCGAGAAGAAGGCCAAGGAGGCGTCCATCAGCGTAGGGGCGGACACACCTGGCACAGAGGATCCTCAGACGAAGCTGCTGGAGGACGGCGAAAACATCAAGATTCAGACGGTTTCCTAcgaggtagaggaggaggagtatgTGGAGTACGAGGTAAGGGAGAAACACACGAGGAAGGGAGACAACACTGAAGCTTGCTGTTGACCACAGTGCATTTTtagaattttgttttttttttataatgtattgTCAAATGGCAAAATTGCTGATTTCACAGTCTTGAGTATCTGCCAGTGCGATAACAGTCTGATTTAGTCaattttttgtaatttcttaAACTAACAAGCGTTTACCATTTTCCGCATTAGTGCTGATGCACTTACCATCTGATCTCCCTCAAAGAAGAAATGGAACAGCCCACATTTTAACAGTCGGCGCCTGAAGCATATAATgtgaatcatttatttatttatttttcaaatcttgtgacattttgctttttttccaatgATCATCAGTCTTGTACCCATTGTTAAAGCAGAGGCATCAAAGCCATGTTTGAACACCTGTAGTGACAGAACACGTGTGCTCACTTGTATTCGTGTGGTGCTGTTATGCTTGGATCCCCACGCCAAAGGATTGGGCTTGATGCCTGGATCTGACTGACATTTTACCATCCACAAATCCCATTTGATCTCGTGACCTTGGCGTCAATTCCCATCTCCAGTTAAAGTAATTGTTAGATGACAATAATTCACCCACTTAGGGTGCTGCAGTTCTACAGCATAAGCCACCGCGTGTCCCCTCCCTCTGCAGGCATGGCCACTGGCACTAAGCACTCCAAAGGATTTAAGGGATCGCGTGGGCAGAAATGAGAGTGAGGAGTTTGACCACTGCCCTGCAAGACCTGAGGGAGTGAGCACACACCTGCTGGTCCACTAGAATTAACCTGGATCGGTGTGATAAACACGTAGCTGCTGAAATTCAACGTGACAGGGGTTGACTGATAGGTGGAGGGGCTTACGCTGCGCGAGGAATTGTGAGTGAACGAAGAGTCATGGACAGAAAGTGAAATTAAACCCAAATGAATTGCAGACCTCGAAGAGCAAGAGATTGGCATGCAGATGTGCAAATGACCCGCAAACGTGAcgacaaacacgcacacaggtGGATGCACACAAATGACAGGACAAATGAGTTAGACACGGTGTGGCTCGCCTCAGCTGCGCAAAGGTCAAGTGAACACATTACTATATcgtttgcatttttttccccccacaaacAAACGGAgcatatttaaaaagataaacatCACGAGGCCCCCACAGTCCGCTTCAAAGAGGGGAAGACACAGTGGGACTCGTTATGGAGACGTGTGAGACGTCGCTTTCACGGTCTGACACAAGGCAAGGAGCTCCTCTGCCGACACACATATGCTTGGTTGTGCTCTGCCGAGACGCACCGGTAGGTATGTATTATGTAACCAGGATTTCTGAATGGTTTGGTAGTCAAaagttcatttattcattttacaatttttgcattaGAAAACAAGAATTGGAAATGGCCATATGTGTTGGAGGCTTCTTTATTCTTTATCCACAAAACAACTTTAAACTTGTGGCACTGTGGAGTGCTGTGTAATGTCACTGTCACCTACACACTCACACCTTCAATATATACTGCAAACAACAGCGAAATGGGACATTTACGTTGACTTTTACATCTTTAAGCTACACGTCAAACACCTGACGGTCAGTCGTTTTGGTGTGATCACTTGAGATCTGTCATGATTCTGAAAAGTGTCATGGCTTTCCCGTAAGAAACGTCTGTGCGCTTGTGTGCCCAAAAGTTGCTTTTCCACCAAAGCCCGGTGGCTTAATTGAATCTGCTTTCTAATCTATAATCACCGTAATCCCGCAATGCAGAGCGATAGTCGTCACAAATCCACATTTGCCAGCGTGtattatttgaaacattttcatcAGCACTTTGCAACTAAATGAGAGAAAACTTGTGGCAGCGCCAGAGAGCTTTCTAAAAGATTAGAAAGCAATTGTCAAACCGCGGCACGTCCCTCACAGGCGAGAGCCGCAGATATACTAGTCACAGAATTTGACCCAAATCGctacatacattatctcaaggcgcTTAGAAaccttacaatattatagagagagtggagatgagaaatccaacagttcacacaatgagcgagcacttggcatcagtggagagagaaagaaaaaaaaaacgcgtCCTTATAACAGCGAGAAATCTtttgacagaaccagactctgTATAAAAGTTGTATTAAATCCTTTTGGAACAGCTCCAAGGACGGTTGTAATATTGTTATAGTATTGTCATTCATACAAGCATTGGATttaatcatagcataataatgactttatcaattaattcatttaaaagatcATTGTATGGTGATGTGATGGTTAATACAGCAAGACGgctctcacttcctgtttgaccaTGAGACTTTCTGTGTAGTGTTGGCAtaatctgtctgtgttttggcTTTTCAAAATGCAGATTGGGCTTAGGTTAATTGCAGACTAAAGTGTCCATAGGTGTGAACTGGTAGAGATGGTGGATGACTTAATGAAGAAAGGCCAGAGTGGTTACTATCAACATGGTGCATGGATTGGAGGTAGttctttaaaaaccaacaaggTCATTGGTTCACGCTACAACAAGATAAACTGCTTTTGCTTATTTTGCCTCCCATTTATCTCAGTTTTCCCGAAACCCATTAAAAAGATATGATAGGAACTACTGCTACACTGGAGTTaaagaatcatttaaaaaacacacacacacacacacagacacacacattatccaattatcaaagtgtgtgtgaaatttaCAGATAGCCTCTGAGCAGAGTCAAGAGAAATTTCATCAAGGGATTTTAAAGTTTTCTTCCCTTTTAATATCTGTCAACCATGAAACGCAAACTTTTAATGGTATTACTTTCTTTCTCAGCGTGATTTAATCTCGCACTGTCATGCTCAAAGACATTTGGAGCACAGGAGAATATGCCGCTTTTCAACAGCCATCTCATGTTAAGgttcactcacactgtcagaGACGACTGTTGGTGCATCCTCGAGTAGCACGACTACAAGTGTATCGtccacatttttaatgaacttgTTTTCTAACATTAGCAGTTAGTGAGTGGAACATCTATTAAGCGGCGCTTTATTCCTGCGGAAGTGCCCTAAGGCCAACAACTGGATCCCTCGGCGTTCGCACTTCTTCATTCTGACCTCCATGTGGGAGATTAAAGCTACAAGAGTTTTGTCTTGAGAGGAAGACAAGTCAAACACATCCTGTCCACAGCTCAggcctttttcttttgtcagctAACCAAGAAAATCTCTTCCGTCTCTTCTTATCAGCTCCAGTGGTAACAATTGTACAGTAAGCCCTGGAGGTCTGCCAAGTGGACGTCCCACTTCCTCTGCCTTCCCCGTAAGCCTCGCTGCACGCTGGCAGGTGGAGCCGTGTTCCAACTCACTCAGCTGCATTTGAACTcgcctctctttttttaaactttccatCAGAACTTGTACCACTTGGCATGACGCTACGTagttttggttggttttccattacaatatagtacctcctcctcaacgtgggcggggtcatcacagcacggctgcatgaaactgcagtgacttcgtatttagggctgcaactaacgattcttttcataatcgattaatctgtcgattattttcttgaattAAATGGAGTAatcattttgtccataaaacaTCAGAGGATGTTCAAAAAtggtgatcagtgtttctcaaacctggaaacgtgatgtttttaatgatttctttgtaatatggagcaaagagacgagaaaatgttcacatgtgtgtcgtgtataaaaccaAGGCACCACAGTTTCACGCAACCgcacagtgatgactccgcccacgttaagtacgttctttttttgtagtggagatgcaacctaatcgtgccgtgccgtggcgaggcgaggcgaggcgagtagagccagcgTAAATAcagcattagaaaaaaaagtaccaggtactaccgCTAATGGGcaagcaaaataaccgtgccatgccgtgccgaggcgagtcgagttgcgctagtggaaacacaatgGATAGATATGAAAACGTGTACTTATACTTGTGCTGCTGCTAGATTTCACAAGCATGAACGAGTGATTTGATCAATGTTGTCAGCTCTGCAGTGCCCAATTTTCCTCCGGTAAACAGGCGGCGTTTATGAGTCATGGACACTGCTTTAAATttgagtcattgttttgtttgatgagaaaatgagaaaaatgtcaatgacaacaaaacaaatttcaTGCTCTGCTATCCTGAAACACAATGAAAGGTGATCACGGAAAGGAGGGAGCGGCAGATCCGGGGCTTTGTGGGTTGAAACGAGGAGATGAAGTAGTGGAAATGCAGCCATCGTTCTGTATTGTGTGGAAGTTATGACAGAAAACCTATTACAAATGACCTTAAGATGCTAGTGTGGACATTTTTCATGTCATGCCGtagtttttttcctccacttttcTGCTGAACGGGCAGTGTTAGAGGACTGATGGGGCTCTGTCGCTCCACTTTATGACAACCTGAGAGGCTAAACATGCAGGTACATCCTTTATATTCTAGGCGTGCGCTCGCCTGACAAAGTTGGAAGAATACAGTAAGAGTGCAACACAGGCCTGAGGTCTGTTCATTCGGGAAATTATTTATGGTGGTAGCCTCAGATTGAGCATTAACTGGGGTTAATGAACCAGCAGgaggtgattttctttttcttgaatTTTATCTGGATCCAGTTGCTGCCTTTCATCCTCAACAGTACGCGGGAGACAAGTTCACGTCTGtctttaaaatatttcagtccCAGTTCGACCGAAGTGATGATACATTTCCTCCAGATCTGTTTATTGATCAGGAAAATGAGCTTCGAGGAAACAGTTTCGTCACCAGAGGTCTCGGACTACATTCACACCAAcccgaaaaacaaaaaaataagtatACAAAGGAGGGAAACACACCACAGTTAGATTCATCCTTGTTAAAATGTTGGTGTGAACACCCTGTTATTTACGGATGCATTCCAAGTGGGCCTAAAGCCAAGGTGTGCTTACAGTGCTGGACCACGTGGTCATTCCTTCAGATAGTCTGGTGTGCTTCTATGCTGTATACATTCACTTCAAATGGGATTTTGATCTCCACACGTCAGATAAGAAGTGACAGTTTATACCATACCAAGAGACCCAAACATACAGTTTATCAACATCTACTCTTCTAGGTGCTGGACACCTCTGATCTGGCAGTGATTCAGTCTGTTTAAATTtccatgtgtttatgtatatagcTAGATATATAAATAGCACCAGGGATATGATCATCTCTATTTGTCTGCCATCTGTTACACGAAATTAGCATTTATCATCCCATATCATACCCGTGgtagctgtgtttgtgtgcagattattattttttatataaatatggcctcttctctgctttttgttgggatattttctttttagcaCGCCATAAAACAATAGAGAAATTGGCTTTAAGATAAATGCACTTTTAATCGCCCATTCTCTCCCATCTGCTGTGTTTGAGTCCAGGTTTGATTGAAGGGGGTTGTCCGTTCTCACTAAATCGGAGGGCACATGAGCGCTCATGCCTCCATTAAATCTAAAATGTAGTCATGCTTTGGTTCGGCGCACACATATTGTGTCCTTTAAGAGCCGGCACTCGGTATGAGCCCGCATCATATATTCTGGTGAAATCTGTCAGAGATATCCCAGCCCTAATTGagcagcaaatgaaaaaaacgaCCTCTTGGATCATTTGGAACTCTGCTTTCTATAGCGCTCAATGAAAATAAGTGAATAATGAcaaatgcatgcatgcattcattcattcattcacagtgtTTGCTACATTGTTAGAAGTGTGTTGTCCCTGTAAGGACACGTGAAGAAGAATGAAATAATTAGAATGTGATCATTAGCACATGGATTCAGGCCAGTGATACAAACTTGGTAACGCCACTGTTCAATGAGAGGAAACTTGACAAGAATCGTGTTGGGCATGTACAGTGTAGTGCAGCGGCAGAATATGTGAGATTATTCATGAGTGCAAATTGCAAACTTAAAgatacagaggaaaaaaaaaaaagagcagtgatCACTCATTTCATGCAGTCTCCAAGAATTCGACCTAAGCTGAATATATGTATATCCAGAAAGATGTAACGTTTGAGTAATGAGTGAGACTAGTGAGAATTCCTAATAAAATGACAATTCCACATTTCTCTCagggattttgttttttttccatttcaaacaGGAACCGGcttaaaaacagaattattaagtgtctctctgtgtctgcctTTCCATGTGTTGGTGCAATAATAAAACCCGAATGACCCCTAAAAACATCATTCTTGGCAATTTGTCACTTTGTGTGAGAACATGAAAGGTGTCGAACACGAATATAAAGCACCGAGGATATTCGTTTAAAGCCGGGTGTGATGTTGGCGTGAAAGATGACTTTCAGAGGGGGTTAAAAGTCACCTCAGTGTTAAAAATCCTTCCAAATGTCTCACGGTGTCTATGATTATAATGTCTCTTCAAAATGACGACATGGCAACATGACTCACGAGAGAAGGCAGGATTtgttttcccttcttcttcttgctggGATGGAGTGGGGAAAAACACAGCTAATCAGTGTAATTCAGAGCTTTTCAATAATCGTTTCCGATGCCCTTCCTCACTTCCCCTCGCTTCGCGGTTACTCATAACACCCGCACGTCACAGTAATAGCCACTTGGAGAGTGAAAATGGCTCGGTCCAACGGCAGCAGAAGAGAAAGCAAGACTCGTCCCTGTGGAGCCCAGATAATTGAGAATAATGAAAGATAATTAAAGAGAAGCCATTCTCACAAATAACTGATTAAAATGTCACCCTGTTTGCCCGACGATGTTCTACTTAATATTCAGTTTGCATTACGCTCAGCAAAAGATACAAATCTTAAAAGGGATTTTTGAAGAAATgcatccttttttctttccttccgtTTGACTTTCGGGGAGTTttaatttcaaagacatcacattagagctgaacaatgaatcattttcaaaacaaatttgcagttaaaaaaaaaggctagaGTTTCATTGTATTCTTAGGGCTGTAATTTtcctgcttcttaaatgtgaatatgtttttgtcTCCAAGAGTAAACTGAATGAAGTTTTTTTATGGCCAAAATTAAGCATTTGAGAACGTGGTCATTctaaagtttgggaaacactcgTCCgctcaacattttatggacgaaACAACCAACTGTTCATATCAttaagttctcatccttgcatcCCTCCTTATGTCAAATCAAATTCTAGTCACAATATTATGCCAGGAAGAATTCCATATTCCACCCCCGAGGTGCAGGCTCCAAAGTCACACCGGAGAGCAGCCGCCAGAATGTTGTTGCCACcagagaaaatggttgaaaaCCTGGCAGtcgttgtgttttctgctgGAGGCGACCACTGCAGATAGCTATGGTCTGGATGACTGAGAATCttcacagacaaataaaaaccacattagtcacttcaataaaaatgtaaatgaactgCACTAAATGAAGTTTTACTAAAAACCTCTTTGCTCTCGTTTTGATTAAATCTGTGGCGTCTACATTCTCTCCTCAGTTCACGCCGTGTGAAACACAATAGCAgcgtgtgtgttcagtgtggaGCCGAGCGTCCATCAGTCAGTCAAGTCGTGAAGTGTTTGGATTCGGGCAGCTGGAACGGtaaagtgcttttactttgaaaggaaAAACGGAAGCGCTGGGTTTGCGGCATATGGATTAAATCGGTTCAATTGTAGATTGTTTAAATTGACAAATCCTCAGTGATCCAGTCCAGATAGGATGGCATCTGGATCTGGATGTGGACTGGGGGGTCAGCTGTACATAAAAACTAAACCTTTGGATTCTGTAATCATCAGTAatctatataataatatatataaaatattttttaatgctttatATACTTTTGTGCCATTAAAGACTGGAATACTTgtcaattaaacaaataaaagcgtCTCCTTATTGTTGCTTGATGAATTAAGTTCCTGAAAGCCGTATGAAGTTGCACAGTATTGTCTCTCTGTGCCAAAAAAATCCACTGCTTTAATGTTGGCCTGAATGGCAGCTCTGAGTATTAACAAGTAAATGAGAAAGATGCCTCTGTAATGCAATGGGTTTTTAATAATACAAGTCCTCTGGGGATGATTGCATGCTGCAAGTCAGGGCTGATTTTCATGTGCAGACATATTGTATTTGTCCGCCGGTTTTGTTGGATTTAGATGGATTTCTGTTCAACAGCGACGACGGCGACAGCGGGAGGGGGAGAGTTTTGGGACGTGTAATTGGTGCAGTACCTTGGGGATgttctgccacacacacacacacacacacacacacacacacacacgtcggcTCTCTGGCTGTGactttgtattttaattgtttgttctgGTCACTGGTCATTTGCAGTGTTTGGGTCAAGTGGTCATAAgtaccttgttgttgttgtttgctcattttgagttgatttgattttgtagGTCACGGTTGGCACCTTATACTTCAGGCCACAGGGggacacacactgttgttatGGCGGAGAATTTCTTATTTGTCAGATTCAGTCTTTGAACCACAACACACCAACCTGTTTACAGAGCACAATGCGAGAACTTGacgtgttttctctctgttgtgtGGCCTAAATCCTAAATTATACACCTGTCAACACGAGGCCATGGGGCAatggaaggaaaacaacaaatattttgttCATTAATGCACAGCAGGTGGTTCACTGTGATGCACGTCTGAGAGGACGGAATCCTGACAAGGCTTTTATCATTGTGATCACACGCTCTGCTGCTGAGTGTCCCTCTGAGCTTCCTGAGTGTGGTGGACCTTAGCGAGCTGCTGAGCCCAGACACTGTGTAAATCACAGGGTCGTATTATCAGCATGGTAAAGATTTGCCCCCTTTTTCCGGGCCTTTTGCGAGCACTCTGTCACGCCGCCTGATAAATTACAGACCCTTAAGATTACGCCGTAGTTACATCTGGGGGCCACAGTTTCCTGCCCCGGCATAACTTAATATGACTGAGCGTGGATGCAGACCGAGTGTATGTTGCACTGATCCCGCATTAGGATGCTGAGCATGTGACTCACGCTTTGTGACAGACCAGACGACCTGCAGATGACTCTTAACAGACGACGAAGCGGATGTGCGCTGCCTTTTGTGGAAGATGTAATTAAATGACAGGGGACCGTTTGAAGTGCACAGATCCCAGCGACTTTCTCCTGCTCGCATGGACACAGGACACTGGTGCAGGCACATGAGATCATCCGATAATATCATGCACCGTTAAGTTTATGATCCAAAGCCTTTGTTGCACCTCTAAAAGCTGGTGCCATAGGAAAGATTCCATCATCATGTGGTTGCATTTATCTACAATAGAAATGAGTCCAGTTTCTCAATACATTTCCATTTGATGCCTTTGATTTCAAAGTTGGAGGGCGGGGAAACAATTACAGCcacaactaatgattattttcataatcgatgaataatcgagtaatcgtttggtccataaaatgtcaaaaatgtccatcagtgtttgatattctcaaatgtcttgttttgtcctcaaaccaaaatgattcactttttaatgacttctttgttacatggagcaaaaatattcacatttaagaagctgaaaccatcagaaatcttattttaataacgaaaaaagcttcaaaccgactaatcgattatcaaaatagttgacgattaatttagtaatcaattaataatcaattcagcCCCAGAAACAGTTAGTAAGGGCTCTATTCTCTCAAAAATCCTAACATGAGATAAAACAATCTAATCTATTATCCGTAATAGATATCCGTAAAACACACCAATAGTGCACTATCAGTCATGATAGCGCACAACAATGCTCTGGTCTCTTTCCTACACTTCGAAGCTACATAAATATCAAGATGTGCATTTATTACTGAGTCCACAGGAAAGCAGGCAGTAAATTAAAACCTCTCACTGTTTCTCACTCCCTGCATAATCAGTGGTAGTAAATTGGTGGGATTAATACAGTATGTTAAATGAAGCGTTTAGTGGCCTCTCAATGAAATAACTCGCAACTTAAAATACCTTAATCCAACAACGCCGTTTACTGTCTAACAGCTGAGGTGAAGTTAGTTATGTTGCTGCAGCAAAACTGAATTCCCTTTGCTTGTAAAGTACTTTGTTGGAGCTCTCAGACCTCGCTGAACCTCATAGCTGCAGAGTGAAGCAATTAACTTTTGTAACCTCGACCGCTTACTTTATAGAACTTCCAGAAAGGCAACATTCATTTCTCTCAGTGTGGCCTGTGTCTTATACTctctgatgtgtttgtgttgtttttgttgggttACAGTCAAGCAAGATGCTGCATCCGAGAGCACAAAACTTTGTCTTTACCGTTGTGAAGAGACTCTGTTGGATgtattttatgaaaacaaaagcaaataaagTGCAATATTGTTAAATTTGATGTAGGCACCattgcattttttatttaaaaggaaaacaacatgatAGTAGTCTTGATGAGGTCTGTAAATTCAAAGGCCtcctctgaaacacacagtataaaaaCTCTGCGTCTGtccttatttattttcctgtcgTGTGCAAATCATGAGCAGGGATCGTTTCCCCGACGTGTCTATAAATCTGAAGCCGAAACATTCACAGACATGCTTCGTGCGGTCATGCAACGCACATAAAAAGGAAAGTAAATTAACGCGCGGATCTGCGAGACCATCTGTACGCGGGCGGGGGGgtaattcaattcaaacatACAAAGATTCAAATTCATGCTCGCCCACGTCCTTTATATGATTTAAAGTCGCCACAGGCGTCGCGGTATGAGGCGTAGATTTGACACGGAGTCAGGAAGAAAGGGAACAAAGTTCAGAGATGAATGTCCAGGGTTGGGAgaatgggggtgggggggcggtGACAGAGGGTAAAACAACGGATGGGGGCAATTCTCCCTGCATGCCGGGGTGGCATTTCAGCAGCTGATAAATTACACAAGCCCTCCTCTTGGTTATGCTGTCATGGCAGAGTGGTGAAACCATCCATTAGAACTTCGTTACCTGTCAGCCTGTTGCCTCTTGTTGACAGGATTTACGCCCCACAAGACATATCTGAGCACAGCGAGCAGTGACAGCATGCATAGTCATTAGGGCTTTCTAGTACAGGAGAAATGGCGAAATGAATGATAatgcatgtgcatgcacacacacacacacacacacacacaaacaaacacgctgCCACACTCATTAAATGTCAGATCGGAAAATTGGTCAACAGGAT
The sequence above is drawn from the Solea senegalensis isolate Sse05_10M linkage group LG17, IFAPA_SoseM_1, whole genome shotgun sequence genome and encodes:
- the syndig1l gene encoding synapse differentiation-inducing gene protein 1-like; translation: MENLSELQNPLLDKNSKHMVNGYGGDFHNNQYQENIMNYLAGGGGGGGGGGGEGGGEGGGGGGKVNNSTVASSGGYNTNGKVKSQQLLDATSLHLAVEAFYRPNFILYKEDSGSIKAKEYKSECCETTFTEKKAKEASISVGADTPGTEDPQTKLLEDGENIKIQTVSYEVEEEEYVEYETDCSSDSESEDNFIVVPPRDHLGLAIFSMLCCFWPLGIAAFYFSQGTTKAVNKGDFPLANIASRRALFLAALSITIGTGVYVGVVVALIAYLSKPGHI